A stretch of Treponema primitia ZAS-1 DNA encodes these proteins:
- a CDS encoding indolepyruvate oxidoreductase subunit beta, with protein sequence MKKDIILAGVGGQGVLSIAAIIAQAAVSAGFSVRQSEVHGMAQRGGAVLAHLRISDTNIASDLVPQGGADLVLSMEPVESLRYAAWLAPDGALVSAAEPFVNIPDYPDIAVILRTIALFPVNRIVEAAELAKEAGLSRAVNMVMVGAASPFLPLKPETMEATISAMFANKDPSVAEANKKAFNLGRAAAE encoded by the coding sequence ATGAAAAAAGACATCATTCTTGCGGGGGTCGGCGGACAGGGGGTGCTTTCCATTGCCGCCATTATTGCCCAGGCTGCGGTGAGCGCGGGGTTTTCGGTGCGCCAGTCTGAGGTGCATGGTATGGCCCAGCGGGGGGGCGCAGTACTGGCGCATCTGCGGATCTCGGATACGAACATTGCCTCGGATCTGGTACCCCAGGGCGGGGCTGACTTGGTACTGTCCATGGAACCTGTGGAAAGTCTCCGTTATGCGGCATGGCTTGCGCCGGATGGCGCCCTGGTCAGCGCGGCGGAACCCTTTGTTAATATTCCCGATTATCCTGATATCGCAGTAATTCTAAGGACCATCGCGCTCTTCCCCGTAAACCGTATCGTTGAAGCGGCGGAACTTGCCAAAGAAGCGGGGCTGTCCAGGGCGGTAAACATGGTCATGGTAGGGGCGGCCTCCCCCTTCCTCCCCCTAAAGCCGGAAACCATGGAAGCCACGATTAGCGCCATGTTTGCCAATAAGGACCCATCGGTAGCGGAGGCAAACAAAAAGGCCTTTAACCTGGGCCGGGCGGCCGCCGAATGA